In Panacibacter ginsenosidivorans, the following proteins share a genomic window:
- a CDS encoding AtpZ/AtpI family protein — translation MEKGKSNKALMLSYAGLAFQLLAGIGLATYAGSWVDKWIKTGFPLFIWLLPLIVIIGMIIKAVKDTSNKQ, via the coding sequence ATGGAAAAAGGAAAAAGTAATAAAGCATTAATGCTAAGCTATGCAGGACTTGCATTCCAGTTGCTGGCAGGTATTGGCCTCGCAACTTACGCAGGCTCGTGGGTTGATAAGTGGATAAAAACCGGTTTCCCTTTGTTTATCTGGTTGCTACCTTTGATCGTGATCATTGGCATGATCATTAAAGCGGTAAAGGATACTTCAAATAAACAATAA
- a CDS encoding M1 family metallopeptidase: MMRATKRSLFFLAMILTNSVFAQRSNYDQHDAFAPFFYPAYGDKVRAADGTPGPDYWQNRADYAIQATLDDSLQNVQGAVTITYTNNSPQNLSFVWLQLDQNIYDQDSRAVAATAISGGRWANRNAFDGGYNIESVSIVVNGKEQKANYFITDSRMQIKLADALKAGGGSIQFKIAFHFAIPEYGTDRMGRLKTKNGWINEIAQWYPRMCVYDNVNGWNTLPYLGQGEFYLEYGNIDYSITAPANQIIVGSGELLNPKDVLTAEQLKRWDAAKNSDKTVMLRTADEVTDPSTRPSKDHLTWKFRCTNTRDVAWASSAAFVWDAARINLPSGKKALAMSVYPAEVATDSAWARSTEYVKGAIEFYSKYLYEFTYPVATNVAGIVGGMEYPGIVFCGSRAKKGGLWGVTSHEFGHNWFPMIVGSNERKFPWMDEGFNTFINTMADSAFNNGEYNDDDPGNHTGYTKYMFTDSSESIMTVPDVTQPRNLGFVAYFKPGLGLTMLRENILGRARFDSAFSYYVHTWAFKHPTPYDFFHCIENYAGETLDWYWRGWFMNQWKIDLSIDDVAYINRDPSQGSIITISNMEKLPMPVTLEITEANGKVSRKMLPVEIWQHGSVWKFKFSSTDKIAKIIVDPDKNYPDINRGNNVWLDY; this comes from the coding sequence ATGATGAGAGCGACAAAAAGATCTTTGTTTTTCCTTGCTATGATTTTAACCAACAGTGTTTTTGCACAGCGTTCCAATTATGATCAGCATGATGCATTTGCGCCGTTTTTTTATCCTGCATACGGCGATAAGGTAAGAGCCGCAGATGGCACGCCCGGCCCTGATTACTGGCAGAACCGCGCTGATTATGCTATACAGGCAACACTTGATGATTCGTTGCAAAATGTGCAGGGCGCCGTTACTATTACTTACACCAATAACAGTCCGCAAAATTTATCGTTTGTATGGCTACAGCTTGATCAGAATATTTATGACCAGGATTCGAGAGCTGTTGCTGCAACTGCTATCAGCGGTGGACGCTGGGCAAACCGTAATGCATTCGATGGCGGCTACAACATAGAGTCTGTAAGTATTGTAGTAAATGGTAAAGAACAAAAAGCAAATTATTTTATTACCGATAGCCGCATGCAGATAAAATTAGCTGATGCTCTTAAAGCAGGCGGTGGCAGTATACAATTTAAAATTGCCTTTCATTTTGCCATTCCTGAATATGGTACGGACCGCATGGGCCGGTTGAAAACAAAAAATGGCTGGATCAATGAAATTGCACAATGGTATCCGCGCATGTGTGTGTATGATAATGTGAATGGATGGAACACGCTGCCTTATCTGGGTCAGGGTGAATTTTATTTGGAGTATGGCAATATTGATTATAGCATTACTGCACCGGCTAATCAAATTATTGTTGGGTCAGGCGAATTACTCAATCCTAAAGATGTATTAACTGCAGAACAATTGAAAAGATGGGATGCTGCAAAGAACAGCGACAAAACAGTGATGCTGCGCACCGCAGATGAAGTTACCGATCCATCTACAAGACCTTCAAAAGATCACCTTACCTGGAAGTTCCGTTGCACCAATACAAGAGATGTGGCATGGGCATCTTCTGCTGCATTTGTATGGGATGCGGCAAGAATAAATTTGCCATCCGGTAAAAAAGCATTGGCCATGTCTGTTTATCCGGCAGAAGTAGCAACAGACAGTGCATGGGCAAGAAGCACAGAATATGTAAAGGGCGCTATTGAATTTTATTCAAAATATTTATACGAGTTCACTTATCCTGTTGCAACAAATGTGGCAGGCATAGTTGGTGGTATGGAATATCCCGGCATTGTGTTCTGCGGCTCAAGAGCAAAAAAAGGCGGACTATGGGGGGTAACATCGCATGAGTTTGGCCACAACTGGTTCCCGATGATTGTCGGCAGCAACGAAAGAAAATTCCCGTGGATGGATGAAGGCTTTAACACATTTATCAACACCATGGCAGACTCTGCATTTAATAACGGCGAATACAATGACGATGATCCGGGTAACCATACAGGATATACTAAATATATGTTTACCGATAGTTCGGAAAGTATTATGACCGTACCTGATGTAACACAACCACGCAATCTTGGTTTTGTTGCTTACTTTAAACCCGGTCTTGGTTTAACTATGCTGCGTGAAAATATTTTAGGCAGAGCACGTTTCGACAGCGCATTCAGTTATTATGTGCATACCTGGGCATTCAAACATCCAACGCCTTACGATTTCTTTCATTGCATAGAAAATTATGCAGGCGAAACACTTGACTGGTACTGGCGTGGCTGGTTCATGAACCAGTGGAAGATAGACCTGTCGATAGACGATGTTGCATATATAAATAGAGATCCATCACAGGGCAGTATCATTACTATTTCCAACATGGAAAAATTACCAATGCCTGTAACGCTTGAAATAACCGAGGCCAATGGCAAAGTAAGCCGCAAAATGTTGCCTGTAGAAATATGGCAGCATGGCTCAGTATGGAAATTCAAATTCAGTTCTACAGATAAGATCGCAAAAATTATTGTTGATCCCGACAAAAATTATCCTGATATAAACAGGGGTAATAATGTGTGGTTGGATTATTAA
- a CDS encoding GNAT family N-acetyltransferase has protein sequence MNYLLENEQSVRLLFRRLEESDFDTWLEFYKDPSSTYQWFSEITDAATNCRMWFDKTFYRYANNLGGMNVLTDKATNALVGMCGLLMQTVDGTEELEIGYSIMPAFRNKGYATEAAVKCKEFAFENKFRDSLISIIAVKNLESQRVALKNNMQLEKTTIYSYNLVHIFRVCNKEVKSKKALNTT, from the coding sequence ATGAATTATCTTTTGGAAAACGAACAATCTGTCAGACTCTTATTTCGCAGGCTTGAAGAAAGCGATTTTGATACATGGCTGGAGTTTTATAAAGATCCTTCCTCAACGTATCAATGGTTTTCTGAAATAACAGATGCTGCAACAAACTGCCGCATGTGGTTTGATAAAACATTTTACCGGTACGCAAATAATTTAGGCGGCATGAATGTCTTGACAGATAAGGCAACCAACGCATTAGTTGGCATGTGTGGTTTGCTAATGCAAACCGTAGATGGAACAGAAGAACTTGAAATTGGTTATTCCATTATGCCTGCATTCCGCAACAAAGGATATGCAACAGAAGCTGCTGTTAAATGCAAGGAGTTTGCATTTGAAAATAAGTTTCGTGATTCATTGATATCGATCATCGCAGTTAAGAATCTTGAATCTCAGAGAGTAGCGTTAAAGAATAATATGCAGTTGGAGAAAACAACTATTTATAGTTATAACCTGGTGCATATTTTCAGAGTGTGTAATAAAGAAGTTAAAAGTAAAAAGGCCTTGAACACAACTTAG
- the gcvP gene encoding aminomethyl-transferring glycine dehydrogenase gives MNLFEKQASEFIPRHIGPGASDTKEMLKTIGLNSLEELISDTVPAAIRMQRPLNLPEAISENEYLKLIKEMSLKNKVYKNYIGQGYYDTITPSVILRNVFENPGWYTQYTPYQAEISQGRLESLLNFQTMVSDLTALPIANASLLDEATAAAEAMAMIFHHVNKTDRVERPKFFVDNEIFPQTKDVLVTRATPIAVELVYGNYATALIDTSYCGAIVQYPNDKGSIEDYRGFVNKVHDAGGHVVMATDLLALTLLTPPGELGADVAVGSAQRFGVPLGFGGPHAAFFAAKDEFKRNLPGRIIGVSIDAQGNRALRMALQTREQHIKREKATSNICTAQALLANMAAMYAVFHGPLGLKSIAERIAILTQTVAEAIEERGFELVSDNYFDTITVRVDNIKAIREKAERQQINLRYINNNLIGISIDETVTVDDLYDLINCFENDVDPVAFDIEEDDEPRHIPLNLARTSSYLTHPVFNIYRSESQVMRYIKQLENKDLSLNTSMISLGSCTMKLNAASEMIPLSWSHWAKMHPFAPVDQTAGYQQMIKELSDYLCEITAFDACSLQPNSGAQGEYAGLLTIKAYHESRGDHHRNVMLIPISAHGTNPASAVMAGMKVVVVKALENGYIDVEDLKAKAAQHADNLSGIMITYPSTYGVYEETVKEITAIIHEQGGQVYMDGANMNAQVGLTAPGLIGADVCHLNLHKTFAIPHGGGGPGMGPICCAKHLAPFLPGHVNEQTSNAVSAAPYGSASILLISYGYIRMLGATGVKAATEYAILNANYMRARLEKHFDILYTNHNGECAHEFIVDLRPFKKSAEVEAEDVAKRLMDYGFHAPTMSFPVAGTIMIEPTESEDKAELDRFCDALIRIREEIKTIEDGTADKRDNALKNAPHTQAVVCANEWNHAYTRQEAAFPLYYVTQNKFWPSVARINNTHGDRNLICTCEPVSSYAEAEA, from the coding sequence ATGAATTTATTCGAAAAACAAGCTTCCGAATTTATACCAAGGCATATTGGCCCAGGTGCGTCAGACACAAAAGAAATGCTGAAGACAATTGGCTTGAACAGCCTGGAAGAACTGATCAGTGATACGGTTCCTGCCGCTATCCGCATGCAGCGCCCATTGAATTTACCGGAGGCAATTAGTGAAAATGAATACCTGAAACTCATTAAAGAAATGAGTTTGAAGAACAAGGTTTACAAGAACTATATCGGGCAGGGTTATTATGATACGATCACGCCTTCTGTAATTCTTCGCAATGTTTTTGAAAACCCGGGATGGTACACACAATACACACCTTACCAGGCCGAGATTTCGCAGGGCCGTTTGGAAAGCCTGTTAAATTTTCAGACCATGGTAAGTGATCTTACGGCTTTGCCCATTGCAAATGCATCTTTATTAGACGAAGCCACTGCAGCAGCAGAAGCAATGGCAATGATCTTTCATCATGTAAATAAAACAGACAGGGTAGAAAGGCCAAAATTTTTTGTAGACAACGAAATTTTTCCGCAGACAAAAGATGTGTTGGTAACAAGAGCAACGCCAATAGCCGTTGAACTGGTATATGGTAATTACGCCACTGCGTTGATCGATACAAGTTATTGTGGTGCCATTGTGCAATATCCAAATGATAAAGGCTCTATTGAAGATTATCGTGGCTTTGTGAATAAAGTGCATGATGCAGGCGGACATGTAGTGATGGCAACAGATCTGTTAGCATTAACATTATTGACCCCCCCAGGAGAATTGGGTGCTGATGTTGCAGTTGGTTCTGCGCAACGTTTTGGTGTGCCTTTAGGTTTTGGTGGTCCTCATGCGGCATTCTTTGCTGCAAAAGATGAATTCAAAAGAAATCTCCCCGGAAGAATAATTGGTGTAAGCATAGATGCGCAAGGCAATCGTGCATTGCGTATGGCATTGCAAACAAGAGAGCAACATATTAAACGCGAAAAAGCAACATCCAATATTTGCACTGCGCAGGCATTGCTGGCTAACATGGCGGCCATGTATGCGGTATTTCATGGTCCGCTTGGATTGAAATCAATAGCGGAACGTATTGCAATACTTACACAAACGGTGGCGGAAGCAATTGAAGAAAGAGGCTTTGAGCTGGTATCAGATAATTATTTTGATACCATCACGGTAAGGGTTGATAATATAAAAGCGATCAGGGAAAAAGCAGAAAGACAACAGATCAATTTAAGATATATTAATAACAACCTTATTGGTATTTCAATTGATGAAACAGTAACAGTAGATGATCTGTATGATCTGATCAATTGTTTTGAGAACGATGTTGATCCTGTTGCATTCGATATTGAAGAAGATGATGAACCAAGGCATATTCCTTTGAATCTTGCACGCACTTCTTCTTATTTAACGCACCCCGTGTTTAACATTTACCGCAGTGAAAGCCAGGTAATGCGTTATATCAAACAATTAGAAAATAAAGATCTTTCGTTAAATACTTCGATGATCTCACTCGGTTCCTGCACTATGAAATTAAATGCAGCCAGTGAGATGATCCCATTAAGCTGGAGCCATTGGGCTAAGATGCATCCGTTTGCACCTGTTGATCAAACTGCGGGTTACCAGCAAATGATAAAAGAGTTAAGTGATTATCTCTGCGAGATCACCGCATTTGATGCATGCAGTTTACAACCCAACAGTGGTGCGCAGGGTGAGTATGCAGGATTGCTTACTATTAAAGCATATCATGAAAGTCGTGGCGATCATCATCGTAATGTAATGCTGATTCCAATTTCTGCGCATGGTACCAATCCTGCAAGTGCAGTAATGGCGGGTATGAAAGTGGTTGTAGTAAAAGCATTAGAGAATGGATACATTGATGTTGAAGACCTGAAAGCAAAAGCTGCACAACATGCGGACAATCTTTCCGGCATCATGATCACTTACCCGAGTACGTATGGTGTGTATGAAGAAACCGTAAAAGAAATTACTGCTATTATTCATGAACAAGGTGGCCAGGTGTATATGGACGGTGCAAACATGAATGCCCAGGTTGGGTTAACAGCACCTGGTTTAATTGGTGCGGATGTTTGTCATCTTAACCTGCATAAAACATTTGCTATTCCGCATGGTGGTGGTGGTCCGGGTATGGGGCCTATCTGCTGCGCAAAACATCTTGCTCCGTTTTTGCCTGGTCATGTTAATGAACAAACTTCAAATGCTGTAAGTGCTGCGCCATATGGTTCTGCATCTATTTTATTAATTTCTTACGGATATATTCGTATGCTTGGTGCAACGGGCGTAAAAGCTGCGACTGAATATGCAATACTCAACGCAAATTATATGCGTGCTCGTTTGGAAAAACATTTTGATATTCTCTACACAAACCACAACGGAGAGTGTGCGCATGAATTCATTGTTGATCTTCGCCCTTTCAAAAAGAGTGCAGAGGTAGAAGCAGAAGATGTGGCCAAGCGTTTAATGGATTATGGTTTTCATGCGCCAACCATGAGCTTCCCTGTTGCCGGCACAATCATGATAGAGCCAACGGAAAGTGAAGACAAGGCAGAATTGGATCGCTTCTGCGATGCGCTCATCAGGATACGTGAAGAAATAAAGACCATTGAAGATGGCACTGCAGATAAGAGAGATAATGCATTAAAAAATGCACCGCATACACAAGCCGTTGTTTGTGCCAACGAATGGAACCACGCATATACAAGACAGGAAGCTGCATTCCCGCTGTATTATGTAACGCAAAATAAATTCTGGCCTTCCGTTGCAAGGATCAACAATACGCACGGAGACAGAAATCTTATCTGTACCTGCGAACCTGTAAGTTCTTATGCAGAAGCAGAAGCATAA
- a CDS encoding nucleoside permease — MSIKFRLTLMNFLQFFIWGSWLISLNVYLDKTLHFTGGQIGSIYATMGVASLFMPALLGIVADKWINTERVFGICHILGGILLYKASTETTFNSLYPIMLLNTMVYMPTIALNNTVSYEVLEQKNFNIVKDFPPIRVWGTVGFIVAMWMVDLAGFNNSALQLYISSAASFLLGIYAFTMPSCKPKKSGERKTFISSLGLDAFVLFKKRKMVVFFIFAMFLGAALQITNTFGGAFLTDFGSQKIYADSFAVKHPGILISISQVSETLFILAIPFFLQKFGIKKVMLMSIFAWVLRFGLFGIGDPGTGLPLLILSMIVYGMAFDFFNISGSLFVEKETDIKIRASAQGLFMVMTNGIGAYLGGVISGWVVDQFTSNEVKDWRSIWFSFAAYALVLGIIFPLVFKYKHMPSAKEIGKAEAIEMTPH; from the coding sequence ATGAGCATTAAGTTTCGCCTCACCCTCATGAATTTTTTGCAGTTTTTTATTTGGGGATCGTGGTTAATTTCCCTGAATGTGTACCTGGATAAAACATTGCATTTTACCGGCGGACAAATTGGAAGCATTTATGCAACCATGGGCGTAGCATCTCTATTTATGCCTGCATTACTGGGCATTGTAGCCGATAAATGGATCAACACAGAACGTGTTTTTGGCATCTGTCATATTCTTGGTGGTATTCTATTATATAAAGCTTCTACAGAAACAACTTTTAATTCCCTTTATCCAATTATGCTCCTGAATACAATGGTGTATATGCCTACCATCGCACTAAATAACACGGTATCTTATGAGGTACTGGAGCAAAAGAATTTTAATATCGTGAAAGATTTTCCTCCCATTCGTGTGTGGGGAACAGTTGGTTTTATAGTTGCTATGTGGATGGTTGATCTTGCTGGATTTAATAATAGTGCACTTCAATTGTATATTAGTTCTGCAGCTTCGTTTTTATTGGGCATTTATGCTTTTACAATGCCATCATGCAAGCCAAAAAAATCCGGAGAGAGAAAAACATTTATTTCATCATTGGGTTTAGATGCATTTGTATTGTTCAAAAAAAGAAAGATGGTAGTCTTTTTTATTTTCGCCATGTTCCTTGGAGCAGCACTTCAAATAACAAATACTTTCGGCGGCGCTTTCCTTACTGATTTTGGCAGTCAAAAAATTTATGCTGATTCATTTGCTGTCAAGCATCCGGGTATATTAATTTCTATTTCCCAGGTGTCTGAAACATTGTTCATACTTGCCATTCCTTTTTTCCTGCAAAAATTCGGCATAAAAAAAGTAATGCTCATGAGCATCTTTGCATGGGTACTTCGCTTTGGTTTATTTGGCATCGGCGATCCGGGCACAGGGTTACCCCTGTTAATTTTATCCATGATTGTTTATGGGATGGCTTTTGACTTCTTTAATATTTCAGGGTCCCTGTTTGTAGAGAAAGAAACCGATATAAAAATAAGAGCAAGTGCGCAAGGCTTGTTTATGGTTATGACCAATGGCATAGGCGCATATTTGGGAGGCGTTATCAGTGGCTGGGTTGTTGATCAATTTACTTCAAATGAGGTGAAAGACTGGAGAAGTATATGGTTCAGTTTTGCTGCGTATGCTTTAGTGCTCGGCATAATTTTTCCGCTTGTTTTTAAATATAAACACATGCCTTCGGCCAAGGAGATCGGTAAAGCCGAAGCAATTGAAATGACACCGCATTAA
- a CDS encoding discoidin domain-containing protein, whose translation MMLVIHLKKSLLTALAFLFFSIAAYAQTSVLTQHNNINRTGWNDQETILNKKNVQPGSFGKLFVRVVDDQIYAQPLVKLKLNIPGKGIKNVVFVATVNNTVYAFDADSANSATPYWQVNLTVAGARPPRKTDMVGACGGFYNDFSGNMGIVGTPVIDSTTNTLYVVARSLNATTNVYYQYLHALDITTGAEKPNSPVRITASVNGTGDGSSGGKVSFDSQKNNQRPGLLLLNGLVYIGWSSHCDWGPYHGWIMSYDKTTLVQKNVYCSTADGYNGGIWMSGGGMSADENGNVYAAVGNGSVGKGNNASDLANRSESALKLSSALTISSFFTPKNYEVLEGADLDFGVTQMMLIPNTNRVMVGVKDGKLYLLNRDNMGGYNSTTDNILQTIDLGGNAFLRSSMSYYKGAQKEFVYSWSENSLLRAFPYSRTTNLFDLPNTVSSGIQGPTGNNGALLSVSSNGAVDSTAILWASHAANGDANQSVRPGILRAIDATDVTKELWNSSTYPEDVPGNYAKFNCPTVANGKVYLGTFSNQLVVYGLTGNKPDSCGIQNIALNKPAYASSLETPDYYARNVTDGKLNTRWSSVYSDPQNIYVDLGSSYDICKVVLHWQIALGKDFKIQVSDNAINWTDVASYTGNTSYNNYVSLKASGRYVRMYGTKRGSQYGYSLWEFEVYGKPSVNSCPVPTGLYTSDVYENTATLHWNPVSATGYNVQYKTVTATNWVQTTSTPNSIVLNGLSCSTPYLYRIQTVCSDGTSAFSTQGSFTTLACEINCDPLPTRWSTQDIGDVGTTGSACYNSTTGTFELKGSGADIWDTQDAFRFAYKTLVGNGDIKARVVDIDNINPWNKAGIMVRESLDPSSRHVFIALTSGNGVAFQRRVTTGGYSDNDNTANTNVAPQWLKINITGTTYTAFKSTDGLTWTQVGPAVDAGFGGGQPVYAGLAITSHDYATLSTAHIDNYSLGGVLPLKLISFTGHLTLNKTVDLNWITTLETKTKYFIVERTTDFMNFKTIDTVYAENNGEFTQNYAAKDMNPLKSINYYRLRIVDMDGQVSYSPVVAIRVTNAKAPLMYPNPANGFVNIAQGTESMRQITIYNVVGKAVIRIPNATSQSLVNIPTNTLANGLYFVEIRTPQSVYRDKLIVHN comes from the coding sequence ATGATGCTTGTAATACATTTGAAAAAATCTTTGCTTACTGCTTTAGCTTTTTTGTTTTTCTCTATAGCTGCATATGCGCAAACAAGTGTGCTTACACAACACAATAATATCAACCGCACAGGATGGAACGACCAGGAAACTATTCTTAATAAAAAGAATGTACAACCAGGTTCCTTTGGGAAATTATTCGTTCGTGTTGTGGACGACCAGATCTACGCGCAACCACTTGTGAAATTAAAACTCAACATTCCTGGTAAAGGAATAAAGAATGTTGTTTTTGTTGCAACAGTCAATAATACGGTGTATGCGTTTGATGCAGACTCGGCAAATAGTGCAACTCCATACTGGCAGGTAAATCTAACGGTGGCAGGCGCCAGGCCTCCAAGAAAAACAGATATGGTTGGCGCATGCGGAGGATTTTATAACGACTTTTCCGGTAATATGGGAATTGTTGGTACGCCTGTTATAGACAGTACCACAAATACATTGTATGTGGTGGCAAGAAGTTTAAATGCAACAACGAATGTCTATTATCAATACTTGCATGCATTGGATATAACAACTGGTGCTGAAAAACCAAATAGCCCTGTGCGAATTACTGCTTCCGTTAATGGTACAGGTGATGGCAGTTCGGGAGGAAAAGTAAGCTTTGATTCGCAGAAGAATAACCAGCGGCCAGGTCTATTGTTGCTGAACGGGCTTGTTTATATAGGATGGTCTTCGCATTGCGACTGGGGGCCTTATCATGGATGGATCATGAGTTATGATAAAACTACGCTGGTACAAAAAAATGTGTATTGTTCTACGGCAGACGGTTACAATGGTGGTATATGGATGAGTGGCGGCGGCATGTCCGCAGATGAAAATGGTAATGTATATGCGGCTGTGGGTAATGGTTCTGTTGGTAAAGGCAATAATGCATCTGATCTTGCTAACCGTTCAGAAAGTGCATTAAAACTTTCATCAGCACTTACCATCAGCAGCTTCTTTACACCAAAAAATTATGAAGTACTGGAAGGCGCCGATCTTGATTTTGGTGTAACGCAAATGATGTTGATACCAAATACCAATCGTGTAATGGTTGGTGTAAAAGATGGTAAACTTTATTTGTTGAACAGGGATAATATGGGTGGTTATAATTCTACAACAGATAATATTCTGCAAACAATCGATCTTGGCGGCAATGCATTTTTGCGTTCATCCATGTCTTATTACAAAGGTGCACAAAAAGAGTTTGTTTATTCATGGAGTGAGAATTCATTACTTCGCGCATTTCCTTATAGCAGAACAACCAATCTATTTGATCTTCCCAATACAGTTAGCAGTGGTATACAGGGGCCAACAGGAAACAATGGCGCATTGCTTTCTGTATCTTCTAACGGTGCAGTAGATTCAACTGCTATTCTTTGGGCAAGTCATGCTGCAAACGGCGATGCTAATCAAAGTGTGCGACCGGGAATTCTTCGTGCAATTGATGCTACTGATGTAACAAAAGAATTATGGAATTCTTCAACGTATCCGGAAGATGTTCCCGGGAACTATGCCAAGTTCAATTGCCCTACTGTTGCAAATGGTAAAGTATATCTTGGTACGTTTTCAAACCAACTTGTGGTATATGGCTTAACAGGCAATAAACCCGATAGTTGCGGTATACAGAATATTGCTTTAAATAAGCCAGCATATGCTTCCTCTCTTGAAACTCCTGATTATTATGCACGCAATGTAACAGATGGAAAATTAAATACACGTTGGTCAAGCGTTTACAGTGACCCTCAAAATATTTATGTTGATCTTGGCAGCAGTTATGATATATGCAAAGTTGTGTTGCACTGGCAAATAGCCTTAGGAAAGGATTTCAAAATACAGGTTTCTGATAATGCTATTAACTGGACAGATGTTGCAAGCTACACAGGCAATACCAGTTATAATAATTATGTCTCACTTAAAGCATCAGGAAGATATGTACGCATGTATGGTACAAAACGGGGTTCGCAATATGGCTATTCGCTTTGGGAATTTGAAGTATATGGAAAACCAAGCGTTAACAGTTGCCCGGTACCAACGGGCTTATATACATCAGATGTTTATGAAAACACTGCAACACTTCACTGGAATCCTGTCTCAGCAACAGGTTATAATGTGCAGTACAAAACAGTTACTGCTACTAACTGGGTGCAAACAACTTCTACTCCAAACAGCATTGTGCTAAATGGTCTCTCCTGCAGCACGCCTTATCTCTATCGTATACAAACTGTTTGCAGTGATGGAACAAGTGCATTTTCTACTCAAGGTTCATTTACAACTTTGGCCTGCGAAATCAATTGTGATCCTTTGCCTACACGCTGGTCAACACAAGATATTGGCGATGTTGGCACAACCGGCTCTGCATGCTACAACAGCACTACAGGAACATTTGAACTAAAAGGTTCAGGTGCGGATATATGGGATACACAAGATGCATTTCGTTTTGCATACAAAACCCTAGTGGGCAACGGAGACATCAAGGCAAGAGTAGTTGATATTGATAATATCAATCCGTGGAATAAAGCGGGCATTATGGTTAGAGAAAGTCTTGACCCTTCTTCAAGACATGTGTTCATTGCGCTTACAAGTGGCAATGGCGTTGCTTTTCAAAGAAGAGTTACTACAGGCGGCTATAGCGATAATGATAATACTGCAAACACTAATGTTGCACCACAATGGTTGAAAATAAATATAACAGGAACTACCTATACAGCATTCAAATCAACGGATGGATTAACATGGACACAGGTAGGACCTGCAGTTGATGCAGGTTTTGGTGGTGGCCAGCCTGTGTATGCAGGGCTCGCTATAACCAGTCATGATTATGCTACATTATCTACTGCACATATTGATAATTATTCTTTAGGTGGTGTATTACCATTAAAGCTTATCAGTTTTACGGGACATCTTACTTTAAATAAAACAGTAGATCTTAACTGGATAACAACACTCGAAACAAAAACAAAATATTTTATTGTAGAGCGCACTACCGATTTTATGAATTTCAAAACCATAGATACGGTATATGCAGAAAACAACGGAGAGTTTACACAGAACTATGCAGCAAAAGATATGAATCCGTTGAAGAGCATTAATTATTATCGTTTGCGCATTGTGGATATGGATGGCCAAGTAAGTTATTCACCTGTCGTTGCAATAAGAGTAACCAATGCAAAAGCGCCGCTTATGTATCCAAATCCTGCAAATGGTTTTGTAAATATTGCGCAGGGTACAGAATCGATGAGACAAATTACCATTTACAATGTTGTTGGTAAAGCAGTGATACGTATTCCTAACGCAACATCTCAATCTCTAGTAAACATACCGACCAATACATTGGCTAATGGTTTATACTTTGTAGAAATACGCACACCACAATCCGTGTACAGAGATAAATTAATAGTGCATAATTAA